In Microbacterium pumilum, the following proteins share a genomic window:
- the cofG gene encoding 7,8-didemethyl-8-hydroxy-5-deazariboflavin synthase CofG: MPARAGAVLDRAAAGARLDESDAEALLAATGDDFERLLDLASATRDAGLAAAGRPGVITYSRKVFVPLTTLCRDRCHYCVFVDTPAQLLKLHKPAFMSPEQVLSVVRQGQALGCKEALLTLGDRPEDRWPDARAWLDEHGFTSTLDYVGHVARLVTAETGMLVHANPGVMSAEELRMLRPVAPSMGMMLETTSRALFEQPGQVHYGSPDKDPALRLAVIDDAGRERIPFTTGILVGIGETLRDRAESLVAIRDAHERHELRGQGHVQEVIVQNFRAKPRTAMQSAPDAAILEYVAAVAVARLVMGPAMRIQVPPNLSDPAEFDLLVRAGADDWGGVSPLTADHVNPERPWPHLDDLAARTAELGFELRERLTAQPEFVVAADEWIDPGLHAAVEALADPGTGLAATEATPSPSVPGRPTDSEQPESMGSHRMNGSGSASIRRLAEAAASDPRALDDDGWVALLYATGDDLDALTATADDVRRYTVGEAVSLVVNRNLTSSGFRSSGADDPATYTIDDVAAIAADAWDLGATELCIQGILPSDEDPSAYLAIARAAKAGAPGIHLHAYRPQDVWDLADRGGLGLAGALAALREAGVDTVPGTGVKVLSERVRRLVAPGDVEIDRWAEGITAAHRAGFHSTSVLFYGHVETAAERIVHLRRLREMQNTTRGFTEFVPIPLPGPGGGVPLVAGRSALDEHRAMVAVSRLALSGSISHIQIPWTRVGRDAAAELLRSGGDDLGGTLLDGRVKPHAGIEQGLELPVTDAAAIAARLFRPFRQRTTDYREPPAGRRVVTR, translated from the coding sequence ATGCCCGCGCGTGCCGGCGCCGTCCTCGATCGCGCCGCAGCCGGTGCCCGGCTCGACGAGTCCGATGCCGAGGCGCTCCTCGCTGCGACGGGCGACGACTTCGAGCGGCTGCTCGACCTTGCGTCAGCAACTCGCGACGCCGGCCTTGCGGCCGCGGGTCGCCCCGGCGTGATCACCTATTCGCGCAAGGTCTTCGTTCCCCTGACAACCCTCTGTCGCGACCGCTGCCACTACTGCGTCTTCGTCGACACCCCCGCGCAGCTTCTCAAGCTCCACAAGCCGGCCTTCATGTCGCCCGAGCAGGTGCTCTCGGTGGTTCGGCAGGGTCAGGCGCTCGGGTGCAAAGAGGCGCTCCTCACCCTCGGCGACCGCCCTGAGGACCGCTGGCCAGACGCCCGCGCGTGGCTCGACGAGCACGGGTTCACCTCCACGCTGGACTATGTCGGCCACGTCGCACGGCTCGTCACGGCCGAGACGGGGATGCTCGTGCACGCGAACCCCGGAGTCATGAGCGCGGAAGAGCTGCGGATGCTGCGCCCTGTCGCGCCGTCCATGGGGATGATGCTCGAGACGACTTCGCGCGCGCTCTTCGAGCAGCCCGGGCAGGTGCACTACGGCTCGCCCGACAAAGACCCCGCACTGCGGCTCGCGGTGATCGACGACGCCGGACGTGAGCGCATCCCGTTCACGACGGGCATCCTCGTCGGGATCGGCGAGACCCTCCGCGACCGGGCGGAGTCGCTCGTGGCGATCCGCGACGCGCACGAACGGCATGAGCTGCGCGGGCAGGGCCACGTGCAGGAGGTCATCGTCCAGAACTTCCGCGCGAAGCCGCGCACCGCCATGCAGAGCGCGCCGGATGCGGCAATCCTCGAGTACGTCGCTGCGGTCGCCGTCGCCCGTCTCGTGATGGGTCCGGCGATGCGGATCCAGGTGCCGCCGAATCTCTCCGACCCCGCGGAGTTCGACCTGCTCGTGCGGGCCGGCGCCGACGACTGGGGCGGCGTCTCGCCTCTCACCGCCGATCATGTGAACCCCGAGCGGCCGTGGCCGCACCTCGATGACCTCGCCGCCCGCACCGCGGAGCTGGGCTTCGAGCTGCGCGAGCGCCTGACCGCCCAGCCCGAGTTCGTCGTGGCCGCCGACGAGTGGATCGACCCTGGATTGCATGCGGCCGTCGAGGCGCTCGCCGACCCCGGAACGGGGCTCGCGGCCACCGAGGCCACACCGAGCCCATCCGTTCCTGGCCGGCCCACCGATTCGGAGCAGCCCGAATCGATGGGTTCCCACCGAATGAACGGGTCCGGCAGCGCGAGCATCCGCCGTCTCGCCGAAGCGGCGGCATCCGACCCCCGTGCTCTTGACGACGACGGGTGGGTCGCCCTGTTGTACGCGACCGGCGACGACCTCGACGCCCTCACGGCGACCGCCGACGACGTGCGCCGGTACACGGTCGGCGAAGCGGTGAGCCTCGTCGTCAACCGCAACCTCACCTCGAGCGGGTTCCGCTCGTCGGGCGCAGATGACCCAGCCACGTACACCATCGACGACGTCGCAGCGATCGCGGCCGACGCGTGGGATCTCGGCGCGACCGAGCTCTGCATCCAGGGCATCCTGCCCTCCGACGAGGACCCGAGCGCGTATCTCGCGATCGCCCGCGCGGCGAAGGCGGGTGCTCCCGGCATCCACCTGCACGCCTACCGTCCGCAGGATGTGTGGGATCTCGCTGACCGCGGCGGGCTGGGCCTCGCGGGTGCGCTCGCCGCTCTCCGCGAAGCGGGCGTCGACACCGTGCCGGGCACCGGCGTCAAGGTGCTCAGCGAGCGGGTGCGCCGCCTCGTGGCACCGGGCGACGTCGAGATCGATCGGTGGGCGGAGGGGATCACCGCCGCACACCGCGCCGGGTTCCACTCCACCTCGGTGCTGTTCTACGGGCACGTCGAAACAGCGGCCGAGCGCATCGTGCACCTCCGGCGCCTCCGAGAGATGCAGAACACGACACGGGGCTTCACCGAGTTCGTGCCGATCCCGCTCCCAGGGCCGGGCGGCGGCGTACCGCTGGTTGCGGGGCGCAGCGCGCTCGACGAGCACCGCGCGATGGTCGCGGTATCGAGACTGGCGCTGAGCGGCAGCATCTCGCACATCCAGATCCCCTGGACGCGCGTCGGCCGCGACGCCGCCGCCGAATTGCTGCGGTCGGGCGGCGACGACCTCGGCGGCACACTCCTCGACGGGCGCGTCAAGCCCCATGCCGGCATCGAGCAGGGCCTCGAGCTGCCCGTGACGGATGCCGCGGCCATAGCCGCTCGGCTGTTCCGGCCGTTCCGGCAGCGCACCACCGACTACCGCGAGCCGCCGGCCGGCCGCAGGGTGGTCACCCGATGA
- a CDS encoding NAD(P)/FAD-dependent oxidoreductase produces the protein MTRVEVVIVGAGFAGLGMAMALRRAGRDDFVVLERAASVGGTWRDNTYPGVACDVPSHLYGFADRPNPDWSGTYAHGDEIRTYLERIVETDDLGSRLRLGTAMLGAEWDAAAELWHLETSSGTMTADALVLACGRLTEPAIPDIPGLETFPGPMFHSSRWDHDTDLAGARIAVIGTGASAVQLVPELARTADVTLFQRTPAWIVPRGGEAYSAADRRRFADHPDELARLRSALYVEGEARFASRSGDAAASRDAQATALAHLESQVPDPALRAALTPDYAFGCKRVLLSDDFYPALASGSVALEASALAAVEGSTVVAASGTRYEVDALVLATGFASTRQPYAQLVRGESGTLADHWSTGMTSFASTAVSGFPNLFILDGPNAALGHSSSVLMIEEQVAYVQRCLEHRDRLGGALRVDPAAEAAYTDEIAAAAASTPWMTGGCRNWYVDERSGRLTLLWPGTVDAFRERLARADGSEFGFAPVPGARRGTA, from the coding sequence ATGACCCGCGTCGAGGTCGTCATCGTCGGCGCCGGCTTTGCAGGACTCGGAATGGCGATGGCACTCCGCCGTGCGGGGCGCGACGACTTCGTCGTACTCGAGCGGGCGGCATCCGTCGGCGGCACATGGCGCGACAACACTTACCCCGGCGTCGCGTGCGACGTTCCTTCGCACCTGTACGGGTTCGCCGATCGCCCGAACCCCGACTGGTCGGGCACGTACGCGCACGGCGACGAGATCCGCACCTATCTCGAGCGCATCGTCGAGACCGACGACCTCGGATCTCGCCTGCGACTCGGCACCGCGATGCTGGGCGCCGAGTGGGATGCCGCGGCTGAACTGTGGCACTTGGAGACCTCGAGCGGCACGATGACCGCGGATGCGCTGGTGCTGGCGTGCGGGCGCCTGACCGAGCCGGCGATCCCCGACATCCCGGGTCTCGAGACCTTCCCCGGCCCGATGTTCCACTCGTCGCGCTGGGATCACGACACCGACCTCGCCGGCGCCCGCATCGCGGTCATCGGCACCGGGGCGAGCGCCGTGCAGCTCGTGCCCGAACTCGCCCGGACCGCCGACGTCACGCTCTTCCAGCGCACGCCCGCGTGGATCGTGCCGCGCGGCGGCGAGGCGTACTCCGCCGCCGATCGCCGCCGGTTCGCCGATCATCCCGACGAGCTCGCGCGACTGCGGTCGGCTCTGTACGTCGAGGGCGAGGCGCGGTTCGCTTCGCGATCGGGGGATGCCGCGGCATCCCGCGACGCGCAGGCCACCGCGCTCGCGCACCTCGAGTCGCAGGTGCCGGACCCTGCGCTGCGCGCAGCCCTCACGCCCGACTACGCGTTCGGCTGCAAGCGGGTGCTGCTGTCGGATGACTTCTATCCCGCTCTGGCCTCCGGCTCCGTCGCACTCGAGGCCTCGGCGCTCGCCGCCGTCGAGGGGTCGACCGTCGTCGCGGCGAGCGGCACCCGCTACGAGGTCGATGCCCTGGTGCTGGCCACCGGGTTCGCGTCGACGCGCCAGCCGTACGCCCAGCTCGTCCGCGGTGAGAGCGGCACCCTCGCCGACCACTGGTCGACCGGGATGACGTCGTTCGCCTCGACAGCGGTCTCGGGCTTTCCGAATCTGTTCATCCTCGACGGGCCGAATGCGGCACTCGGGCATTCGTCGTCCGTCCTCATGATCGAGGAGCAGGTCGCGTACGTGCAGCGCTGCCTCGAACACCGCGACCGCCTCGGCGGTGCGCTGCGCGTGGACCCCGCGGCCGAGGCCGCGTACACCGACGAGATCGCGGCGGCCGCGGCATCCACCCCCTGGATGACCGGCGGATGCCGCAACTGGTACGTCGACGAACGCTCCGGTCGCCTGACCCTGCTATGGCCGGGGACCGTCGACGCCTTCCGCGAGCGGCTCGCTCGCGCGGATGGGTCGGAGTTCGGATTTGCGCCTGTCCCGGGCGCTCGGAGAGGAACCGCATGA
- the fgd gene encoding glucose-6-phosphate dehydrogenase (coenzyme-F420), whose protein sequence is MTVPLRFGYKASAEQFGPNELLDFAILAEEVGFDSVFISDHLQPWLHEGGHAPASVPWLGALGARTSKVLIGTSVLTPTFRYNPTVVAQDFATLGVMFPRRVILGVGTGEALNEANLGIEWPDPPERFQRLKEAIELIRLLWADDRVTYEGKYYTARNITIYDKHDDHPVPIYIGAAGPAATRLAGRIADGFITTSGKKPGLYTETLLPALHDGLQKAGRTADDVDTLIEIKVSLEDDKDVARDKTRFWAPLALSPEEKMGVDDPIEMQRLGEQLPIERAASRFIVSDDPDEHVERIGWYIDLGFRHLVFHDPGDDQAGFLRRYGEEILPRLRARYGA, encoded by the coding sequence ATGACAGTCCCGCTGCGTTTCGGATACAAGGCATCGGCGGAGCAGTTCGGGCCGAATGAGCTGCTCGATTTCGCCATCCTCGCCGAAGAGGTGGGATTCGACTCGGTCTTCATCTCGGACCACCTGCAGCCGTGGCTGCACGAGGGCGGGCATGCCCCCGCGTCGGTTCCCTGGCTGGGAGCGCTCGGCGCACGCACGTCGAAGGTGCTGATCGGAACGTCGGTGCTCACGCCCACGTTCCGCTACAACCCGACCGTCGTGGCACAGGACTTCGCGACGCTCGGCGTGATGTTCCCGCGGCGTGTGATCCTCGGCGTCGGCACCGGCGAGGCGCTCAATGAAGCCAACCTCGGGATCGAGTGGCCCGATCCGCCGGAGCGGTTCCAGCGGCTCAAAGAGGCGATCGAGCTGATCCGGCTGCTGTGGGCGGATGATCGTGTGACCTACGAGGGCAAGTACTACACGGCGCGCAACATCACGATCTACGACAAGCACGACGACCACCCGGTGCCGATCTACATCGGCGCCGCCGGCCCTGCCGCCACGCGTCTGGCCGGCAGGATCGCCGACGGATTCATCACGACGAGCGGCAAGAAGCCCGGGCTGTACACCGAGACTCTCCTGCCTGCGCTCCACGACGGGCTGCAGAAGGCAGGGCGCACGGCCGACGACGTCGACACGCTGATCGAGATCAAGGTCTCGCTCGAAGACGACAAGGATGTCGCGCGCGACAAGACGCGCTTCTGGGCGCCGCTCGCGCTGTCCCCTGAAGAGAAGATGGGAGTCGACGACCCCATCGAGATGCAGCGGCTCGGCGAGCAGCTGCCCATCGAACGTGCTGCGTCGCGGTTCATCGTCTCGGACGACCCTGATGAGCACGTCGAACGCATCGGCTGGTACATCGACCTCGGCTTCCGGCATCTGGTGTTCCATGACCCCGGTGACGACCAGGCGGGCTTCCTCCGTCGCTACGGTGAGGAGATCCTGCCGCGACTGCGGGCACGGTACGGCGCGTGA
- a CDS encoding NTP transferase domain-containing protein: MDRVALARAIAIDTIAAAAACESVAQVVVVTDDGGVVLQAVDIPGLRFVADDDAGGLDAAVAVGAEKADGTPRAALLGDLPALRPSDLALALDAAASVDRAVVADAEGTGSTLVTARAGVSWLSSFGDGSFARHVELGFEPLEIPDASTLRRDVDTADQLDAAARLGLGPRTAALVAARRR; this comes from the coding sequence ATGGATCGCGTAGCCCTGGCACGCGCGATCGCCATCGACACGATCGCCGCGGCGGCCGCATGCGAATCGGTCGCACAGGTCGTCGTCGTGACGGATGACGGCGGCGTGGTCCTGCAAGCCGTAGACATCCCCGGGCTCCGTTTCGTGGCGGACGACGACGCCGGAGGACTGGATGCGGCCGTCGCCGTGGGCGCGGAGAAGGCGGACGGGACACCGCGCGCCGCCCTGCTCGGCGACCTCCCCGCGCTGCGCCCGAGCGATCTCGCTCTTGCGCTCGATGCGGCGGCATCCGTCGACCGGGCTGTCGTCGCCGATGCGGAGGGCACCGGCTCGACCCTCGTCACGGCCCGCGCGGGAGTCTCATGGCTCTCGTCGTTCGGCGACGGGTCGTTCGCACGCCACGTCGAGCTTGGTTTCGAACCGCTAGAAATTCCGGATGCCTCGACCCTGCGCCGCGACGTGGACACCGCCGATCAGCTCGATGCGGCGGCGAGGCTCGGCCTGGGTCCCCGCACGGCCGCACTGGTTGCGGCGCGAAGGCGCTGA
- a CDS encoding DUF222 domain-containing protein, with protein sequence MSANLDSPPEAEDVEAEWARLMEVAESWGVDPEPRDSDIIWDDEPITPGVARYLAGVSHREQLLCEWEDAAAQIAKWQAVQARILADALDLALVDGSSRRDTDLAVRSMAAELACAVGMSDRTVQAHMNDAQVLRDLYAASLSKLRSGGMSRAHAQVIIDEGTRLMDGEVRADYERMMLELPAHLTTSRMRVIAKAIAEDLQPVSLTERHLEARAGRRVEVRDTDDGMAELLVPLPAVLAHGIYDRLTQQARIILAAELAAAKADAAKADGRAGAAMADAAIAATGADTTAVAGDIRPVRTLDQIRADMLCDLLLTGHATVEGIDADGGEGIDAIRGIVQITVPQSVLAGDDAGPSACLTGRGPIDSETAQRMAGNASLWHLVLTDRTSGAVVAVERRFPNEAQVRHLRARDEHCRFPGCRAPVWRCDIDHSIDHQHGGATSICNLAHLCRRHHTLKHNTAWQLRQLEGGVLEWTSPLGRVYIEHPPATLRFIPERE encoded by the coding sequence ATGTCAGCGAACCTCGATTCCCCGCCCGAAGCGGAGGACGTCGAAGCGGAGTGGGCACGGCTGATGGAGGTTGCGGAGTCGTGGGGCGTCGATCCCGAGCCGCGAGATTCCGACATCATCTGGGACGACGAGCCGATAACGCCTGGCGTGGCGCGATATCTGGCCGGGGTGTCGCATCGCGAGCAGCTGTTGTGCGAGTGGGAGGACGCTGCCGCGCAGATCGCGAAATGGCAGGCGGTGCAGGCGCGTATCCTCGCCGACGCGCTCGATCTGGCTCTCGTTGATGGCTCGTCCCGCCGCGACACCGATCTGGCGGTGCGGTCGATGGCGGCGGAGCTCGCGTGCGCCGTCGGTATGAGCGATCGCACCGTCCAGGCTCACATGAACGACGCGCAGGTTCTGCGGGATCTCTATGCAGCTTCGCTCTCGAAGCTGCGATCGGGTGGGATGTCGCGGGCGCACGCGCAGGTCATCATCGACGAGGGCACGCGGCTGATGGACGGCGAAGTCCGGGCCGACTATGAGCGGATGATGCTCGAGCTGCCCGCGCATCTCACGACGAGTCGGATGCGGGTGATCGCCAAGGCGATCGCGGAGGACTTGCAGCCGGTCAGTCTCACGGAACGCCACCTCGAGGCGCGCGCCGGTCGGCGAGTGGAGGTCCGTGATACCGACGACGGAATGGCGGAGCTGCTGGTGCCGCTGCCCGCGGTGCTGGCGCACGGCATCTATGACCGGCTCACGCAGCAAGCGCGCATCATCCTTGCCGCCGAACTTGCTGCCGCGAAGGCGGATGCTGCGAAGGCGGATGGGCGGGCGGGTGCCGCGATGGCGGATGCTGCAATCGCCGCGACCGGTGCTGACACCACTGCCGTTGCTGGCGATATCAGGCCGGTCAGGACCTTGGACCAGATTCGCGCCGACATGCTCTGCGACCTGCTGCTCACGGGGCACGCCACCGTGGAGGGCATCGATGCGGACGGTGGTGAGGGGATCGACGCGATCCGCGGCATCGTGCAGATCACCGTCCCGCAGTCCGTCCTCGCCGGGGACGACGCCGGGCCGTCAGCATGTCTGACCGGCCGCGGCCCGATCGACTCCGAGACCGCGCAGCGAATGGCCGGCAACGCGTCGCTGTGGCACCTGGTCCTCACCGATCGCACCAGCGGTGCCGTCGTCGCCGTGGAGCGAAGGTTCCCCAACGAGGCGCAGGTCCGCCATCTTCGGGCGCGCGACGAACACTGTCGGTTTCCCGGCTGTCGCGCTCCGGTCTGGCGATGCGACATCGACCACAGCATCGATCACCAACACGGCGGCGCAACCAGCATCTGCAATCTGGCCCACCTGTGCCGGCGACATCACACGCTGAAACACAACACCGCGTGGCAGTTACGACAACTCGAGGGCGGGGTCCTGGAATGGACCAGCCCGCTCGGCCGGGTCTACATCGAACACCCGCCTGCGACCCTCCGATTCATCCCTGAACGGGAATGA
- a CDS encoding SLC13 family permease, whose protein sequence is MDVVRLAVIGGILLLVGGAAVAVGILPASDALMVADRVWPILLFVVAITIVAEFAAFAGVFDVAADFLARLARGRTWLLWILIVVLAVVVTSFLSLDTTAVLLTPVVVAVARTHRLEVLPFAFTTVWLANTASLVLPVSNLTNLLAVERLDISPLAFVLTLGPSALIAIVVTVLLLWIVHRRALRGTYAPAPRPEISDRLQLMVTAAVVVVLLPLLVSGIPPWIPALAAAALLLGVFLWRSPRAVRVALVPWQLVVFASGLFLAVAALEAAGSRALLDVVAGAGEDLSSLWQLAGVGMLGANAVNNLPAYLALESVADSPARLGALLTGVNAGSLITPWASLATLLWHERLQAVGIDVPWRRYVVLGLIVAPLTVALAVIPLASLS, encoded by the coding sequence ATGGATGTCGTGAGACTCGCGGTGATCGGCGGCATCCTGCTCCTCGTCGGCGGCGCCGCCGTGGCCGTCGGGATCCTGCCCGCATCCGATGCGCTCATGGTCGCCGACCGAGTATGGCCGATCCTGCTGTTCGTCGTCGCCATCACGATCGTGGCCGAGTTCGCGGCGTTCGCGGGCGTGTTCGATGTCGCGGCGGATTTCCTCGCCCGTCTCGCGCGAGGCCGTACGTGGTTGCTGTGGATTCTCATCGTCGTCCTGGCTGTCGTGGTGACGTCGTTCCTGTCGCTGGACACGACCGCTGTGCTCCTCACCCCGGTCGTCGTGGCGGTGGCGCGCACCCATCGACTCGAGGTGCTGCCGTTCGCGTTCACGACGGTCTGGCTCGCGAACACGGCGTCCCTGGTGCTGCCCGTCTCCAATCTCACGAACCTCCTCGCTGTCGAGCGGCTCGACATCAGTCCCCTGGCCTTCGTGCTGACGCTCGGTCCGTCGGCGCTGATCGCGATCGTGGTGACGGTGCTGCTGCTCTGGATCGTCCATCGACGTGCGCTTCGCGGCACCTACGCTCCCGCGCCCCGTCCGGAGATCTCCGATCGCCTCCAGCTGATGGTGACGGCGGCGGTGGTCGTCGTCCTCCTGCCGCTGCTGGTGAGCGGCATCCCGCCGTGGATTCCCGCGCTGGCGGCAGCGGCACTGCTGCTGGGCGTATTCCTGTGGCGATCGCCGCGGGCGGTGCGGGTGGCACTCGTGCCCTGGCAGCTCGTGGTGTTCGCATCCGGACTGTTCCTCGCGGTCGCCGCGCTGGAGGCGGCCGGCTCGCGAGCTCTCCTGGATGTCGTGGCCGGCGCAGGCGAGGATCTCTCCTCGCTCTGGCAGCTCGCAGGCGTCGGGATGCTGGGAGCCAACGCCGTGAACAACCTGCCGGCGTATCTGGCACTCGAGTCCGTCGCAGACTCCCCCGCGCGGCTCGGGGCGCTCCTCACCGGCGTCAACGCCGGATCGCTCATCACGCCATGGGCATCGCTCGCCACACTCCTCTGGCACGAGCGCCTTCAAGCGGTCGGCATCGATGTGCCGTGGCGCCGCTACGTGGTGCTGGGACTCATCGTTGCGCCGCTCACGGTCGCGCTCGCCGTCATCCCGCTGGCGTCGCTCTCGTGA
- a CDS encoding helix-turn-helix transcriptional regulator encodes MQNDLVRRRAERGWSQAQLAEQLGVSRQTIVSIERGRFDPSLPLAFHIARLFDCRIEDVFSPGISG; translated from the coding sequence GTGCAGAACGACCTCGTGCGCCGACGCGCGGAGCGCGGCTGGTCGCAGGCCCAGCTCGCCGAGCAGCTGGGCGTTTCGCGCCAGACCATCGTCTCGATCGAGCGTGGCCGCTTCGACCCCTCGCTGCCGCTGGCCTTCCACATCGCCCGGCTCTTCGACTGCCGGATCGAGGACGTCTTCTCGCCGGGCATCAGCGGATGA
- a CDS encoding AraC family transcriptional regulator translates to MIAALNGLVDLIEDQLTDEIDVAGLANSAGTTEYHLRRMFSSLAGMPLSEYIRRRRMSVAAADILGDGDLLGIAVRYGHGSAEAFGRAFRAVHGAGPGDVRRDGGPLRIQPQLRFRLTVEGNTTMDTRIADRPAFRLIGHAARVPLIHEGVNPHIQAHIAAMPAAEHGRLKELSNTEPAGLLQVSAEVDPDYTEGSELTYLHGVAVSNATPVPADLDEIEVGAGSWAVFRTAGPYPAALQSTWAATATDWFPSHPWRLRPGPSMVAVLDRAPDFSTATCELWLPVERA, encoded by the coding sequence ATGATCGCAGCGCTCAACGGGCTCGTCGACCTCATCGAGGATCAGCTCACCGATGAGATCGACGTCGCGGGCCTCGCGAACAGTGCCGGCACCACGGAGTATCACCTGCGCCGGATGTTCTCGTCGCTCGCCGGGATGCCGCTGTCGGAGTACATCCGACGACGGCGGATGTCGGTCGCGGCGGCAGACATCCTCGGCGACGGTGATCTGTTGGGCATCGCTGTGCGCTACGGCCACGGCTCTGCCGAGGCGTTCGGCCGGGCATTCCGGGCCGTGCACGGCGCCGGCCCCGGCGACGTGCGCCGAGACGGTGGTCCCCTTCGCATTCAACCGCAGCTCAGGTTCCGCCTGACCGTAGAAGGGAACACCACGATGGACACTCGCATCGCGGACCGACCGGCATTCCGACTCATCGGCCACGCTGCGCGGGTGCCGCTCATCCATGAGGGCGTCAACCCCCACATCCAGGCGCACATAGCGGCGATGCCGGCAGCCGAGCACGGCCGGCTGAAGGAGCTGAGCAACACCGAGCCGGCCGGCCTTCTCCAGGTGAGCGCGGAAGTCGACCCCGACTACACCGAGGGCAGCGAGCTCACCTACCTGCACGGCGTCGCCGTCAGCAACGCCACGCCGGTACCGGCCGACCTCGACGAGATCGAGGTCGGTGCCGGCTCGTGGGCGGTGTTCCGCACCGCGGGCCCCTACCCGGCGGCCCTGCAGTCCACCTGGGCCGCGACGGCGACGGACTGGTTCCCCTCCCACCCGTGGCGGCTGCGCCCGGGTCCCTCGATGGTCGCGGTCCTCGATCGTGCACCGGACTTCAGCACGGCGACCTGCGAGCTGTGGCTGCCGGTCGAGCGGGCATAG
- a CDS encoding sulfite exporter TauE/SafE family protein: MPDLTWFAWALLAIAAFAVGVSKTAIPGVTTVSVAIFAAILPAKQSTGALLVLLIVADVFAITAYRRHANWRVLIRLAPAVLVGLALGILFLAVADDEWVRKVIGVILLVVIAVTLVRRRIGQTVASGGSHRIAAASYGTLGGFTTMVANSGGPVMSMYFLASRFSVKEFLGTAAWFFAIVNIMKVPFSVGLGLITVPGLLLDLVLVPLVVGGALLGLWFADRIDQVLFERLVIIFTVVGAVYLLVI, encoded by the coding sequence ATGCCCGACCTCACGTGGTTCGCGTGGGCGCTGCTGGCGATCGCGGCGTTCGCGGTCGGAGTGTCGAAGACGGCGATCCCGGGCGTGACGACCGTCTCGGTGGCGATCTTCGCCGCGATCCTCCCGGCCAAGCAGTCCACCGGCGCGCTGCTCGTGCTGCTGATCGTCGCGGACGTGTTCGCGATCACCGCCTACCGGCGTCACGCCAACTGGCGTGTGCTGATTCGCCTGGCTCCGGCTGTGCTCGTCGGGCTCGCGCTGGGGATCCTGTTCCTCGCCGTTGCGGACGACGAATGGGTGAGGAAGGTGATCGGGGTGATCCTCCTGGTGGTGATCGCCGTGACCCTGGTGCGACGGCGGATCGGGCAGACGGTCGCAAGCGGCGGATCGCATCGGATCGCCGCCGCGTCGTACGGCACGCTCGGCGGCTTCACCACGATGGTGGCCAACTCGGGTGGGCCGGTCATGTCCATGTACTTCCTGGCATCGCGGTTCTCGGTGAAGGAGTTCCTCGGCACGGCGGCATGGTTCTTCGCCATCGTGAACATCATGAAGGTGCCGTTCTCGGTCGGTCTCGGGCTCATCACGGTGCCGGGCCTGCTGCTCGATCTCGTGCTCGTGCCCCTCGTGGTGGGCGGAGCTCTGCTGGGTCTGTGGTTCGCCGACCGCATCGACCAGGTCCTCTTCGAGCGACTCGTGATCATCTTCACGGTGGTCGGCGCGGTGTACCTGCTGGTGATCTGA